The Thunnus maccoyii chromosome 15, fThuMac1.1, whole genome shotgun sequence DNA segment ACTTTAGCAAACCCAGTAGTCTACAATTTGTCAGTTAAGTGACCTTTCTCTTGATGTAACTGAATTGTTCAGTTGCACATATTGTCCACTACAGCTGGCAAAAGTACAGTGAACCCCAAGTTGCTTGTAGTGACCTCAGAGTTATAAAATACACATCAGTGCATAACATGCAGCTGATGTAGTTTGGGTTTCTAGgttaaaggtaccctgtagagtttttgaccactagcaACGCTATGGAGCTAGTAGATCCCAGTTTGGTTTGTACCCACATGCATTTCACTGTAGCAAAAGTGTACAAAAATATCATGTTACAGTTTACTccagttaaaggtgcagtgtgtaggattaagtggcatctagcggtgaggaATACTTAAGATCTGGGGACGTGGGGACatcgctaaaaaaaaaaggagaaagaaacacGACCAGTCAGACGAGCAAAAAGCTTTTAAACAAACCCCTAGGTTAGCTGCTATAAGCTAACAAACTATTATAGAAGAAAGAATGAAGGTGAATGGTTAAATTATTACCCACACTGGTGTTAACATCCATCAGTTTATAGATTTTGTGGTTCAACTTCAATTTACCGTAGTTGTACATGCACAGAATTTTCCTGTGCAATTAGGGGCTGACATTTCGGAGGCGctcacatttgatttttatctccaaataaaagttgtttagataatctggctaaaTTGTTGATTAAACTTGATTAAAACTCATCTTATCATCTAGCTGCTTGTTTCTTCCCCTGCTGGACTGTAATGAAGTggtgttgctgtgttttcagaTCTCATTAGTTGATCTGATGAGTACAATCTTATCATAACCAATGAGATAAAAGTTATAATAAACCAAATTTATCCCATAGTCAGAAACTAAGTTTCAACTCTAAATCAGCAGAGAAGTAACCCCCTTCGTTGTTGTCTACTGAGACTGCAAACTGTGGTGTTCAGTCAGAGTTGTCTAATGGCTAGGGACCTCCAGTATGGCTGCCAGAGGGTGGATTACATCACctgatgtgttttgaacttCTGGTTCTGATAGACATCACTTAGAGGCAGTAATGATGGTTATGcaaggtttatttttttgtgctttgtgcGTATTTTATCCTGAATTTCAAAGAAATCTCcaaactttaaacttttattctctttgtaGTCTGCAAGTCAGCATGCAAAAGGCAGCTCTTTTTCTTTGAATTCCCCCTACACTTTTACTTTGATACATTCTGCTCTGCATATTTTATTCACAATGCTGACTCTCCTGTGCGAACATAAACTCCCAGacttgctgctgttgtgttgcaGTGCTCCGCAGCTGCCTGAGAGAAACTGAGTTCTGTACCACATCATTATCCATTATACACTGTATCCCCATTTATGTGAAGGTGCTCTTGCCTAAAATTGTGCTCCGTATGGTCCAGCTGGTGGTTGCCACTAACAGCTGACTGCTCTCCCTTCTCCATCCCTCCCCAGAGTACAACTCTGATCCTGTGGATGCCTCTGATCGTAACTTGTGTTATCCAGCTGGTGTTTTCCTCCCGATGCTTTTCTGTCTGCATTTCATTCCTTGGTCTGCCTTGCTGCCCTCACAGGAAGAGACCCAGAGACTATGGCAGAGCGGTGAGATTTGGACTAAGACACTATAAGCTCAGTTATTCATTGTGCTGTTTCCAAAATTGAGTCCTTTAGACGGTGCATAAGACCATTTTCAATtgagtagtattttaaaatcaaatttacaaACCGTCATTAATCATTTCTCTGCATTTGTGTAGATCAATGTGGTAAGGCCAATGGAGGAAGCTGCTCTGTCTTGCTATACTGAACCTCCAAGAAGATACACTGAAACTCCGACACGCTATTCTGAAGCCTCAAGAAGCTCCAGTGAACCTTTGAGACGAAACACTGAACCTCCGAGACAGCAGCgccaacctcctcctccacagcgTCTTCCCAGTCAGCACGGAAGTTTTCCTCACTCGGAGAGGCAGCCTCTTCGCCAGCCACACAGAGAAAGGTCAGACCGAGAAAGGCCGGTATCGAGGGTTGGCAGCCAGCAAAGGGCACCAGAGCAACACCAACTGCTGGAGAGAGGTACGCTGGAAAGATCCAGCTTCTGGATTTAACTGCTGCATTTGAGATGCTGGAGCTGcttgatgaatgaaaacaagGTGCCGTGAAGGTATATGCTGTAGTTCTAGCTGTAATATTTTAGATTTGAACATCATACTCACAAACCTCTTTTCCTGTCAGTGTTTCAAAACTGTGGGCTCAGAGGCTGGAAATGTTTTTTAGCAATGGACTTGAGCTAAAACCTGATGTGAATTTTCTACAGTTCCGAGACTGTTTTCATAGTGTGCAGAATCCCagttactgtacagtatgtgtgtctgttcttgtatttttatactTATGAGGGCAAAATTATTCATGACAGGATAGAAAGATGAGGCAATCTCCAAAGTATGATGCCACTCTTGTAGGAGGAATTAGTTCAGAAttcaagaaatagttcaacattttggaaaataggCTTATTCACTCTTGGCTAGAAAGTGAAATGAACAAATTTCTCAAAGTgtctaactattcctttaatttttgTGTTACACATAGTGGAGGCAGGTACAGTACAGGGAAGTAATCCGGTGTACAGAGAGTGCGTGGGTGTGCCTTCACCTTCTACCTGTTTTTGTTGAGAATGAAGTCCTTGGTATTTGTTGCCTGTTTGAGTAATTTGGaatcaggtgtgtgtgcattttttctGCTGTTAGGTCAAGAGAAACCGGTTACATGTGAAACTAGTTCTTcaagtttttgtatttattaagaaaataaagtttttattcataatGTTGCAGctagtttgtgtgttttgtgctttgTGTCTCTCTAAcggaaaacaattcattttaaataactGGTAATGCCAGCAGCTAGTGGTCTGACAGGAATGACTGGTTATAGTCAGACAAACATGTAGACATCCTGACAGGCTGGTACAAACACATCCACCATTCACCTGTGTCAGGGGTGTGTTAATAAGGACCTATGGAGAACATTGACAGGCTGCAACAGTCACAGTAGTTCAGCTGTCATGACCATACATTAGCCTTGTGAAATACGCTTCTCTTTAATGCATTCCTCACATATCCTAAATAACCAGAAATGAAGAAACAGCCCACACATGCAGCTTTGAAACACATAGGTATATTTCGATTTCAGGCCCAACAGAACAAACATGACATCCTCATGTGAGGTTTTCATGCAACAGAAAATTGGGAGGAAGGAAAGGGGGGTtaaggaggaagaaagaaggggGTGTATTTATCCAACACAAGGTACCAGATCATCAGAGGCAGTGAGAATAGAAAAGGATTAAACTGTAGTTCGGGGTCTAGCAACTGTTGTTCCTTATCCtaccagcagatggcagtgaCACTATAGGATCCCAAAGCAGAGGTGCGGCTGGTTAGGAAGCTCCTGTGCAAATGTTTTGTACAAGTTAAATCGGACCTGATGTCATCTGGCTACAGCTGGACCAGCACAGCTCTTATTAGGCTCTCACTGCTAGTTCACTCTGCCACCATTAcacaaagaaattcagtttgtGAGGTAGTGAAACGTCTGATACACTGGGCCTGTATTgggctttaaaaaaatctgacatatCTGGTATGATTGAGTTTCTTCTCTGACCAGCTACAGCAAAGTTATTTTTATCTCACATGGCAGACAGAGCAATCATCCAAGTGTGATATAAGTGTTCCTCAACTCCCACAGTGTGTAAAGTGAAGCCTGCATGAACCTGCTTTATGGAGCTGCTAACCCACCTGAAGTAATTACATTAGTCTGGGTTTCAATGGAGTGTTTCAAAAGGCCTTTTTAACATCATAAATTTATggaataattatataataaagaTCACGAATCCTCATTCCTTTTCACTGAGCAGGGGTAAGATAAGAGCACAGAATGTTGAATATCAGCTTTGATAAatgtggtggaagaagtacagAAACTATTTACTTtggtaaaagtagcaataccataATATGAATATACTCCATCACAAATAAAGGtgctgcattcaaaattttacttaaaatacagaagtattggcagcaaaatgtacttaaagaaTCAAAAGTAGTAGTGCTCATTATTGCAGAATGGCCCAGCTGATGTATTATGGTAATACTGGATGAGTATTAATGCATTAACATATAAGCAGCACTTATATGCAGCAAGTTTTAGTGGAGCTACATTTGAACTGCTTTATGTACTTAGGGGTAGTTTTATCTATAAAAAATTATCATATACTATAAATCGAAGatatgttttgcatgtaaaatcTTAACCTGAAAAGTAACTTGTAActacagctgttaaataaaCGTAGTGGAGTAAATAGTACAACATTTCAAAGTATGAAGTagcttaaaatgaaaatactttgGTACAAGTACCCTGAAATTGTTACATTCCACCCCTGCTAGAtaccaaaaacacaacaccaaaGAAATGCGagcataacaataataatttaatgagAACACAGAGATCCTTAAATGCTTTAAACTTATTAAACtgaaaactgtgtttttgtccCATACTGTGTCTCCAGTGAGAACACTGAAGAAACGGTTGCTCTCTTGGATGAAGATGCATCTGAGTGTCTGcttgttttttccagtttgccCGATGCTTAGCTACTTCACAAACTGAATTTGCTGTGTATTTAACCTGCAGGATGGCAGTAGTGATCTGGCAATGAGGGCCTCGAATGGTTGCATGAGAGTGGTGCTACAACAAGTTGCtatgtttacatgtgcacaGTATTGCAGATAGAGGCTTGTATTCTGGAGCgtgttttatttagtgtttaaaACTCCAATAGCACACAGACTATAAATAGTTTAAAatcttatatttcattttatttcagagGCTAATTTGATGCTTCGTCTCAAAACGATTCACTTTCTCGGTGTTACAATAATAAATCGCATCAATTAgaataaatatatgaattaaGATTTACACCActgtacatgtaaacacagccaCTGATTTCTGTCAGgttactacatactgtatgtccgGAAACCCTAAGAATTCAAATCAGACCAAGTATCTAAACTCGTTCCTTTTCTCATGAGACATATCCCTTCATCTAACTGCTCAGTAAGCAGACTAATCCAGGAGGTTATAAAAGCATTCAGCTAGAGTGATGAACAAGCCCTTAGTGAgttctctgtctgtcagaggaaaagagagaagggagggtTTGTCCCAAAGCAAGACAAATGTTCAATCATGTCGACGTGTTTCTGGTACAGTGCTGAGGAGGCTGCAGAGCTACAAAAAGATACCGATGTGCGTTActgtttttgtggattttgtcgtttttgttttttttacgcTGTCTGGTCGGTAGGATCATGCAGTATAGTGACAGGTTACGACTATCTTAAGTTTACTGCTCGTTGATAAAATACTTACAAATtaagaaacaacacaacatgATAATACTGTAAAAGTCAGCCTCGAGCATACAGTGCatattcacatgcacacacacatacacacacgcattcaGATCAAATGCACAGCCATACTTTATAAACACATGGCGGCTCAAACGATATGTGCTACTGGTGTCATTGATCAAATGCATTATGGGATTTCCTTATACTTATCAACAATACAATTTGATATTCTCCTACGTTAACAAATCCCAAAGAGATCAACTTTAactcacattttctctctctctctctctctctttctgtcactgtaAACTAGATTATGGTCATCTTAAACATATCAAAGTGAAAGCAcgataataagaataaaaatgaataaataaaacaacatgaagGAGGAAAACAATATTATGTACAAatgaaaccatttaaaatgtaaaaatcaacaaaatgcCAGTAGATATCAATAAAAATCCAATGGGATCTTAGGCCTTCTTTTTCTCAGCGAAAGATCATATAGCAGTAAAATCCCAATAATCCCCCAAAACCCGACCCCCACCCACGTCCACCCCAACCCACTTATTCAGATCAGACCAGGAGGCTACGCTACATAATACTGCCTTTCAATGCCAGAGAGTGTGCACCATACATGAAGACAAATGTACTTCATCTTATGATATacatagacatacagtatatacatgaTATACATGTGTGGTGGAGGAGAAACTGAGCGAGACGCTTCTCAAGATCATCacatcctgcaaaaaaaaaaacaaaacaaaaaaaacaacaaacattcacactttGTCACCAGCTCCTTGGAAATCCGATgttccagagagagagagatattcaGGAACATTAGCGGACCCCTCTGTCGACTGATCATTAAATGTATGCGTGTCCCTTCGTTtttccaaaatataaaaatgaaagtaaaatgaaaGTGATGACTCTTCTTAATCCTCCTTAAAATACCTCCATcctcgcacaaacacacacacagacacaaaaaaatgaagatgatATGAGAGACGAGAACCATCATGCATTGATTTGAGTGACTGTTTCGATAGCAACGGAGAGGGTGAGGAAGAAGCAGTCGCGGCGGGGGGGCGGGGTGGGGGGCGGTGGGTTCAGAACTGGGAGGCCGAGCTGGGGTCGCACTGGAGTAGCCGAACAATGGAGGGGTCGCTTTTGGCACCTTTGATAAACTCCTCCAGGGATAATTTGCCTGCAAGgtagatggagagagaaaacaagaaaagaagcTATTAGTTCGAAGGACGGTGCATGAAATGTTCTTCCCTTGTTACAgaaatgggatttttttttcagtgatgaGTAGCATAGAGGAttataatttgaaattttgtaattacattacagtataaCACACGctagctgttgatggtcagtaaatacctACAAAATGAAGATGCAGCTTGTTGAACCAAAACATCTTAGTAAAGTGATGCAATTACCTTTATTTATGTAAcaaataacatatatatatatttaaagtaaCATTCCTAGCTCAGTTATTGAAATGGCTAGTTGATATGAAAGAAAGCAGGCTAACCAGAAAGATATTTATTCAGGATAAACAACCCAcatattctatatatataaatacatattttatatatatataaaaagagtgaaaaggttaacatttatttattaagatCCCTTCCAGATgtgtgttttaagacatatagaaatactctgctttgaatagtAATTAGTGTCTGATATGGTtgttccacaaaaaagttcaattacctcatTACAAaattctccctcattgaaaaatccagaatctatcaatatcaatatactggacacaagatgtctacTACTTCACTATtaagtcaattctcagtgtttgtgcactggaggcttcactggagtttccacatcacacttgtgcacACAAGTTGCATACTGGTCCATGACTGgctcaaaactagttgtgatgtcacaaatcctgttCGTAGGTAcatgccttaaactcagatttaaggtgagcacagagaaactttcctccttcagcagatgaagttgaaaacagtcttctagtgtcaaactctgcacagtgaagctcaaacatcacagtgaagtaacaataagataaacatatttttggacTTAAGGGGGACTTATGTTGtaaatgatgttttcttttcttttgattgtGTATATGTGCGACTGGATCATGTGTTTTGATGTTATATAACGGTGTCTTTTCTCTACAGTAAGTGTGATGTGTCAAATGTTTGACCTGACACGGGAATAAAAACTAACATATTCTTTCAAGAAATCTCGTTTCCAACACAAAATGAGCACATTTCAAAGATCATCTTCTATAAACTGTCATATTCATCATCCATTCTTcatcctcccctcccctctccacAGCGTATTCATCATGCCATTTTACCATTTCCTCCCCTCACCATCATTATTGAGGTCCATTTGTCTGAAGATCTTATCTGTCCTCTTCTCCGGCGtggattcatcctctggcaTCTTCATCACAGATGACACCATCTTGTAGATGGCCTGAGAGACAGAGcgtgagagagggagagaaagaaggagagagacagggtTGGTGtttgggtgggggtgggggtaggAAGGGGGGGAGAAAGACAAGTGAATTCACGCCAGCACTGGGACCCATTAAGAAGACTCAGCAGGAGAGAACTAAACCacaactgaactgaaaaataaagtCACTGTAGCTTTCAAGATGCTGATAAACACGCTTTCTAAAGTCCACTTGATTCACTCACATTTGTTACTCCCCGATGCCAAGAGCTGCTCCTTGGGCAGCTTTCCCACAAATACCCACGCAGGATCTGTACGGCTGTAGCAGGCCAAACCACCATACTGTACCACAGAGACAGCTTGCATGTGCCAGCAGGGCAGGGGGGCTTACAAGTATAGCTTACTGTATTGATCTGATACATCTTTATCTGTTGACTGATACGACTGCCTCCTGTCCCCTGATAGCATTAAACTAATTTCTGAGCACGGAAAAGCTTGGAGTATCAGCCAGCCTCAGGTACAGATCTACAATTAGCTGAGGTGCCCAAT contains these protein-coding regions:
- the tmem54b gene encoding transmembrane protein 54b isoform X1; the encoded protein is MAGSGVCCASLEQPQALMKMGLSMVLIGHVNFLLGALVHGVVLRHINLHQQARAMEYAISNVVALTSGLVGIVVGILAIVLSKNKKSRSLTLALFSVSLVSALMAAASAIGLLVSVVRAIIHGGRSLLTHCRFPDAIGYSSITNECPFDPTRIYSTTLILWMPLIVTCVIQLVFSSRCFSVCISFLGLPCCPHRKRPRDYGRAINVVRPMEEAALSCYTEPPRRYTETPTRYSEASRSSSEPLRRNTEPPRQQRQPPPPQRLPSQHGSFPHSERQPLRQPHRERSDRERPVSRVGSQQRAPEQHQLLERGTLERSSFWI